Genomic DNA from Nymphalis io chromosome 5, ilAglIoxx1.1, whole genome shotgun sequence:
CCTAGTCTAATTcaaatttatgaaaacaaaaaaaaaacactccaaTCAATACAGACAAGAAGAAAATGTATgaatgacatttaatttttactgtgATCATAGTTCTTTTTAATCTTGTTCGGATGTTTCGACAGTTGCAGCTGCCGCGCTATATGATTATCGTTAAAAACCGAATATAATGCATTCAGTTCACATAATGTATTAACAGTTTGTATGTGTGTAATACATACACATAATTCCAAGTATTCAACCAATCAAGGAAAAATTCTTTGGTAGTAAAAACATGacttttttcatcaaaaattctGTTCTTGATTATTTAGGATTCAACTCAATCAAATGATTGATCAGAAAAGTGTATTCAACCAATATTCTTTAGATATATATGTAGtgcaatgtattatatatacaccagtattaaaaacaaacaaaccacATATAaaagaagtaatttaaaatgtatgtataaaaactgAGCTGAAAGCTGTGACtccaaaaatataaatcagtGACATTTGCATCACCAATATGCATTGGTAAAAAATTTCTCCAATTACAATAATAcctcaatatataaaatatgtaattattgcaAGCAGTTGTAATACAGAAAAtgccaatatttttaatgaaaatgtacTAATCTAATTTACACGTGAAAATTGCTAGCTACacttaaaacacattttaaccctaaaaaattacaatactattaaaaaacaaataaaaacccCCATTTCTAAACAAATTGTAAACcaaatacgtaaaaaaaaaaacctaaaaatacaaattataaacaagacataaaaaaatactatcattTTCAGGTAAGTTTTCGAATTAGATAATTAAACTCATAGCACTCAAAAGGCTTGCATATAATACCACACATCCTTATAGTCatctgtttatataatatttaggctAGAATTAtacttatcttatttttataatattcccaACACAGACTCGGGTGTGCATCATTATTAGCAAAGCACCTTGAGCATCATGAGGGTTAGTTAGAAATTCTGATGCaacataagtttattataaggtttatatatctttttatttactattcatACTTTAtgcaaaatcttttaaaaattattcaaaattgtttaaaacccaaaaataatatgtaatccaATCAaactacaaatacaaataattatatataaataaaactagcaAAATTAAATTACGGAATGCTATACTCTAATACTTAATCAACAAGTTTATAACTAACTACTGTTTCCATTTTATGTAGACTCgtagaaaatgtttttaattgtacattttGAGCGTTAACTATAGTTACAGGCTCAGCCTCTGCCCATTTCTCTGGTATATCACAGTCAGTTTTAGCATGTACTAGAACATCAAATGAACATCTACAATCTAGAAATGGTAAATAAGATATAGTGGCAGCAACTTGCAACATCACATCTCTTATTTCCTGTTGTATTTTCTTCAAATCTTTACTACCAACTGTCTCATTTTTTTCCTTCGATAATGCCACATCACCTTCTTCATATTGAACATTGAAATCCCAACATTCCAAAATTTCTTTGTTGGCTACATTAAGTATTACTAGAGAGagtttacttacttttttgtttaatatccaTTCTGTAAACAATAAACATTCAATGTTTACTAtacacacataatataattattgtttgaaaCTGAGTTACAGTCATGTTTTATTAGTAAATGATGTAATTGcaggtatatataaaaaataaaatatgataaataatctgAAGGATGTACAAGAAATAATGGATAACATGATGTagcttatatatacttatatattactgAAATCATAAATTTACCTTCACTTTGAGTTAATAGATTTGTAAGGAAATTCTTGATTTGCGGATCTTCAGAGAGGAGTAAGGTAATTCCATATTGTTGTGCGGCTTTAAACGTTTCAGGTGGATATAAGCCTCGTTGAAATAGTACTGAATTTATAGCAAAATCTGCAAACAAATATagacattatcattattaattaattataccacaaattattaattcattgttTATCTATTGTtcaataaacacaaaaataacgtACTTAAATATTCGCACAATATTTGTGCTGAACCTCGAAGCGTTATACAATTTTTCGTCTGCTGTTGagacattattttaaacaaatgatgcaaaaataactataatttggAACACAGAGTTCAATTAAATAAGCAAAAAGAAAACAGTTGAATAATAAGCTTTTGAAAACTAATGATAaccgttaatttttaaattgacactACTGACAGATCAGTTAAGTtggttaaaactttaatatggaGTGTAGATAGAATAGATGAGAGGTAAGGAGAAGTATCTTTGAGTATAAAAATGACCCTCAAAATTAGATGGCGCTGCTTAAGTTAAAGGGTGAAATTTGAAGGAACGTTCAACGCGCTAatacaacaaattataatgtGAAGTGGAATTAAAGAGACAAAGTTAGACATCCACCTTCCAAAATTCTTCAAATTgttctattaattaaatttataaaaattccaataaataaagccatttaaagtattattttcatgtaataCCCTCCCTTATTTCATATTGTGTCATGAGTATATTGTGTTGTATCCAGATTCCAGAGAATGGAGAAtatgttatcatttttaatattcgtaACATTGAAtttgtgtatattaaataatcctTACAAAATCCATAACcacaaaatattctatttaatagGTATTGAGAAATTTGGTcacaacatattatttatagattatttacaaaatttattgttGGAATAGATCAACTGTATGTATATCGTTAAAATATGATGCCAAttgacgtataatttatgaagaaattatactattcttttatcctgtcaaatgttatatattgtcagcttattatgtacaattctttaagctaattaaattgatacataaaagaCGAAACCAAAAGGAAAATTGGCTTATACGTCAAAAATGAAGATGATAATTAGATAGGATGATTCATCAACTAATAGCAGGACATATAGTGCGCAAGAGTCtgcttaaaaaattaattcCAACTAACATTAAATCCGACGCAACCTGAAAAAAATTGAAGcaatcgtagacagagaaactaagttGTTTGTCACTTTTGCTTAACATATATACATGACCTAATAATATTTACCGTACTATTTATCATCTATTAACTATTGAATATCGATTAACAGCCACATGTCAAATGCCATGTTTATTGTCACTGTCACGTGTATTCctgaatgttttttaaattaatttctattagAATAAGACttcttcattaaaattttggATTTTTACACCATTAagccaaaatttaaaataaaatggaaaaacaCATCTTTAACTGCGTCTTATGCTCATTGTTTAACAATGACTGAAGCAACAGTAATGACGAAAACAAGTAAAAGTCAATTaacatagaattatatatatcttttattataaacaagatGGGAAGAACACAACGGCAGAGGCGCCACAAGAATTTGCTCAATTTTTATTCCTGCAATAACGAAAAGGATTTAATATTACTAAGTTCATGGCTGAAGAAGCATGGAGTTCGCTATAATAAGAAACTGGTATTGGCCGTTTTCTCAGACACCGGTCGGGGAATTCTAaccaaaaagaaaataatggcGGGAGAAGAGCTAATGAACCTACCACTAAATTTAACTATTAATGTAACTAGCTTGTTAATGGATGTTgtattttgtagtatttttttagagAACAAAATTCCCTGTTTactaaaatacaattacaaagtGTCATTTCAATCACTTATGGCATTTTATctagtatatttaaaatctcAAGGATGTGAATGTAAATGGTACATTTATTTAGAGAGCTTGCCAAAAGTATATACAGTACCATATTTTTTGCCAATtgagataaaaaaacatattgacgACGAAATACTATCTGTGATTACAAAGCAAAGAGCTATAATTGAacattcatttcatatttttgatgagattttaaaaaataccttgTGTAATACGGTTGAAAATTTTAGATCCTATTATTCAATATCTAATTATGAATGGGCCTATTTTACTGTAAATACAAGATGTGTTTATATGGATTTAACAAAAGTGATTgacttacaaaatattaataattccattttatctctaattaatgataatacaaAAATCTCTTTATGTCCATATTTAGATATGATAAACCACAGTCCAAATGCGAGAAATGAAACAAAGCTCTTGATAAATAAAGAAGTAGGTGTTATGCCTGTTACTAAAATAGATGAGAGTATATTTTCTGAAGTCAGattttcaatatatacaaaaaataactttgatCCATATACAcaagtttttatatgttatggAGACAGTCATAACTTAAAATTGATCACAGAATATGGTTTTTATTTACCTTCAAATGACATTGATTTTGTATCGTTTCAGTttgataaagttaatatttttttgaacgcAGTTGGTATAAAACTTTCTAGTGATCAATTAGCATTTATCAATAACCATGGTCTGAATAAAGAATTGTATATTGATTTTAGaggtttaagttttaatttttatggatTATTAAtggtcattaaatattattatgacaaaaatGTAGATATAAGTAGATTAATATATTCCGCTGCTATTTGTTCTAACGATAGAGTCCTAATAGAATTTATAAAGCCAATGGTCAATGATAGACTAGTAAATATTCAAGCTGCTCTTAGTACATTAAACAATTttagtaaatgttttattttggaGAATTGTATAGATCTTATGTgtcaatatgttaaaatattagagaagtttattaaatgttaGAAATTTTCTTAGAATCACTTTAGTTTTTTACCCTTATTTCTGTAAGATTTCTACACTACAGTCATATAATAAccctatttaaataatacatattgatATTATGTATTCAATTACACACGAGCTATTATCCTAACAAGTACGTCATTACCATAagagtgtttttttttgatttttaaatataatatataaatttggctGGGCCATAAATACACCACAACATTATGGCTTTAAATTTTAtccgttttattaaaataataaataccataatTTTAAGCCATTAcctcatattaattaaatgtattttacactTTTTGGAAATGAACACAAAGTAGAAGAATTACGACAACACGTTAAAAAACAGGCAACATTCTCTGTTTTGTGACATTTAATTTGTCACAGTagtcaaaatttaaacacacaTTTATTGACATTTGTCATCCGTCGAAGGTCGAGTGACAATGGCCGCAGCGCTATtgactaataataaatttaataaaatattaaaaaattatgttaaatttgcGAATACATTTTCGAATAATAAATCAGTGATTCTTAATAAgcctcattttaatataatttgtaaacaatGTGCGACTACGAGCTATTTCAGGGTATGATAATATTCTGGagcttagttattttataatcaaatcaatttttctttcattatcccaatctttttttcttcttctttagTGTTACTCTTCTTCCCCACCAAGCAACCCTGGTGGCCCAGATTCCGCGAAAAATGTTTTAGCGGCAGTTTTGTCTAATAAACCGAAGACTGGAAAAATTCCAGTTGGTaagtaatttagtaaatatataacaccCTTGAGTAtcaatttgtttgttataaaaaaattacctttgATTTTACATAGCATTGCGTAATTAAATGTTGACCTTGAGTTACTGTTTATCAATATTACACTTAAAAATTCAAGAAAGTacttggattaaaaaaaaagtaaacaaaattgttacaataacaaaaaaagattG
This window encodes:
- the LOC126768663 gene encoding SET domain-containing protein 4, which encodes MGRTQRQRRHKNLLNFYSCNNEKDLILLSSWLKKHGVRYNKKLVLAVFSDTGRGILTKKKIMAGEELMNLPLNLTINVTSLLMDVVFCSIFLENKIPCLLKYNYKVSFQSLMAFYLVYLKSQGCECKWYIYLESLPKVYTVPYFLPIEIKKHIDDEILSVITKQRAIIEHSFHIFDEILKNTLCNTVENFRSYYSISNYEWAYFTVNTRCVYMDLTKVIDLQNINNSILSLINDNTKISLCPYLDMINHSPNARNETKLLINKEVGVMPVTKIDESIFSEVRFSIYTKNNFDPYTQVFICYGDSHNLKLITEYGFYLPSNDIDFVSFQFDKVNIFLNAVGIKLSSDQLAFINNHGLNKELYIDFRGLSFNFYGLLMVIKYYYDKNVDISRLIYSAAICSNDRVLIEFIKPMVNDRLVNIQAALSTLNNFSKCFILENCIDLMCQYVKILEKFIKC
- the LOC126768719 gene encoding mitotic spindle assembly checkpoint protein MAD2A, which gives rise to MSQQQTKNCITLRGSAQILCEYLNFAINSVLFQRGLYPPETFKAAQQYGITLLLSEDPQIKNFLTNLLTQSEEWILNKKVSKLSLVILNVANKEILECWDFNVQYEEGDVALSKEKNETVGSKDLKKIQQEIRDVMLQVAATISYLPFLDCRCSFDVLVHAKTDCDIPEKWAEAEPVTIVNAQNVQLKTFSTSLHKMETVVSYKLVD